A single region of the Candidatus Nanopelagicales bacterium genome encodes:
- a CDS encoding TlpA family protein disulfide reductase: protein MTTGRRLVWLATAVVAGVLVAGCGAEDGSAPAGTPLPTNPTTTASAAPTASVTDDVTKADVDAADLKPCPTSDATIPAVPNGLPDVTLDCLGRGPEVRLAGLRGKPMVVNVWASWCAPCRKELPVFGEVSRATGDSVQFLGIDLADDRLSALRFASASKMGFPSVQDPNSTVRAGLRLVGVPTTLLVRPDGTIAGRIGIVADAQALRDAIDRYLNVRVP from the coding sequence ATGACTACCGGCCGGAGACTGGTCTGGTTGGCAACCGCGGTGGTAGCCGGGGTGCTTGTCGCCGGTTGTGGCGCCGAAGACGGGTCTGCGCCGGCTGGCACGCCGCTGCCGACCAACCCAACTACGACGGCCTCAGCAGCTCCGACTGCGTCGGTGACAGACGACGTCACCAAAGCTGACGTTGACGCCGCCGACCTGAAGCCCTGCCCGACCTCGGACGCGACCATTCCGGCCGTGCCCAATGGCCTCCCAGACGTGACCTTGGATTGCCTTGGCCGCGGACCCGAGGTTCGTCTCGCGGGCCTTCGGGGCAAGCCGATGGTGGTCAATGTGTGGGCGTCGTGGTGTGCTCCGTGTCGCAAGGAGCTGCCGGTCTTCGGCGAAGTGAGCCGGGCCACCGGTGATTCTGTGCAGTTCCTCGGAATTGATTTGGCTGACGATCGGTTATCAGCACTGAGGTTCGCATCAGCGAGCAAGATGGGATTTCCATCCGTGCAGGACCCGAATTCGACCGTGCGGGCGGGATTGCGCCTAGTGGGAGTACCAACGACACTGTTGGTCAGACCGGACGGAACCATCGCCGGCCGAATCGGCATCGTCGCTGATGCGCAGGCTCTGCGAGATGCCATTGATCGATATCTGAATGTGAGGGTGCCGTGA
- a CDS encoding CoA pyrophosphatase, translating to MNDRARTSLLPEPIDLPDWFSPLLVALNNDQSESLLRFAKPDDVVARESSVLVLFGQAATGGPDVLIIERASDMRSHAGQPAFPGGADEPGDATPIATALREAQEETGLDPQGVAVVATLPLMWLPPSGFVVTPVLAWWRDPSPVYAADPREVESVHRIAIAELVNPLNRVRVSHPAGYIGPGFEVNGLLIWGFTAMLLDGIFRLAGWNQEWESEARTVPFDDGWRALSAGG from the coding sequence GTGAACGACCGCGCACGTACCTCGCTGCTGCCGGAGCCGATCGACTTGCCGGACTGGTTCAGCCCGCTCTTGGTAGCCCTCAACAACGATCAGAGCGAGTCGTTGCTTCGCTTCGCCAAGCCCGACGACGTCGTCGCCCGCGAGTCATCCGTCCTCGTGCTGTTCGGGCAGGCCGCCACCGGCGGTCCCGATGTGCTGATCATCGAGCGCGCCAGCGACATGCGGTCCCACGCCGGCCAACCAGCGTTCCCTGGTGGCGCAGACGAGCCCGGCGACGCAACCCCAATCGCCACGGCACTTCGAGAGGCGCAGGAGGAAACGGGCCTGGACCCTCAGGGGGTCGCCGTCGTCGCGACCTTGCCACTGATGTGGTTACCACCGAGTGGCTTCGTCGTGACCCCCGTGCTTGCTTGGTGGCGTGACCCTTCCCCGGTCTATGCGGCGGACCCGCGCGAGGTCGAGTCGGTGCATCGAATAGCGATAGCCGAGTTGGTCAATCCGCTGAATCGGGTCAGGGTTTCTCACCCCGCTGGCTACATCGGCCCTGGCTTTGAGGTCAATGGGCTGCTGATCTGGGGGTTCACCGCCATGTTGCTCGACGGCATCTTTCGGCTGGCGGGATGGAATCAGGAGTGGGAATCCGAGGCGCGCACCGTGCCGTTTGACGACGGCTGGCGAGCGCTGAGCGCGGGCGGGTGA